The proteins below are encoded in one region of Brassica napus cultivar Da-Ae chromosome A6, Da-Ae, whole genome shotgun sequence:
- the LOC106347704 gene encoding protein AIR1-like yields MPRRSDENEDKEDPVAIRDGSDEDEDEANEDLSLKILEKALSRRELDDSKDTSLSDLGGSGVVSTLMMVNGRDSKSHKKKTKRTILEDAHEIPIVLKDQDENIPKGEDEKSAEPTSSNMVLKKLLRGARYFDPPDAGWETCYSCGEPGHVTINCPTPIKRKKPCFICGSLEHGAKQCTKGHDCYICKKGGHRAKDCPDKYKSGSKSAVCLRCGDFGHDMILCKYEYSRDDLKDIQCYVCKSFGHLCCVEPGNSPSWAVSCYRCGQLGHIGLACGRYHEESAEKDSASSCFRCGEEGHFSRECPNSSSISTSHGRDSPSLCYRCNGAGHFARECPNSFQVSKRNRETSTPSSKSHKKFKETLEYSSTPYESSGKKTKKKKRCKENSEHDSTPHESNGKKKKKSKENSQHYSTPHDSNGKLKSKKKTHKGEQAHSSPQKSKQRGGWITEDPEEDSFQRGKMRRLRSPVTPSGHNHHKQRSPTFHSGGNFPTTPYGRNSSFESSGRVSSHPPSRWQPNYSSSRHHQHNQRYAPAPSRYGSAHHYDEFQGDYGRW; encoded by the exons ATGCCGAGGCGCAGTGATGAAAACGAGGACAAGGAAGATCCAGTAGCCATTAGAGATGGCTCGGATGAAGACGAAGACGAAGCTAACGAAGATCTTAGCTTAAAGATATTGGAGAAAGCGTTATCGAGGCGTGAGTTAGATGATTCAAAAGACACAAGTTTGTCGGATCTAGGCGGTTCTGGTGTAGTAAGTACTTTGATGATGGTGAATGGACGAGATTCAAAGAGTCataagaagaagacgaagagaacCATTCTAGAAGATGCCCACGAAATT CCCATTGTCTTGAAAGACCAAGATGAAAATATACCAAAAGGGGAAGATGAGAAATCTGCTGAGCCAACATCTAGCAATATGGTTTTGAAAAAGCTTCTT CGTGGAGCGAGGTATTTTGACCCTCCTGATGCTGGTTGGGAGACTTGCTATAGTTGTGGGGAGCCTGGTCACGTTACTATTAATTGTCCAACTCCAATAAAGCGTAAGAAGCCTTGCTTTATTTGCGGCAGTTTGGAACACGGTGCAAAGCAGTGTACAAAGGGACACGATTGTTATATTTGCAAAAAAGGTGGCCACCGAGCGAAAGATTGTCCAGATAAGTACAAAAGCGGATCTAAATCAGCTGTTTGCCTAAGATGTGGAGACTTTGGACATGACATGATATTGTGCAAGTATGAGTACTCGAGAGATGATTTGAAG GATATACAGTGCTATGTCTGTAAAAGCTTTGGCCATCTGTGCTGTGTTGAACCTGGCAACTCACCGTCATGGGCTGTGTCATGCTACAGATGTGGTCAACTGGGTCACATTGGATTG GCATGTGGTAGATACCATGAGGAAAGCGCAGAAAAAGATTCTGCCAGCTCATGCTTTAGGTGTGGGGAAGAAGGGCATTTCTCACGTGAGTGCCCGAACTCGTCGAGCATAAGCACTTCACATGGAAGAGACTCGCCGAGTTTGTGCTACAGATGTAATGGAGCAGGACATTTTGCTCGTGAATGTCCGAATTCCTTCCAG GTTTCTAAGAGGAACCGTGAGACATCTACACCATCGAGCAAATCTCACAAGAAATTCAAAGAAACTCTGGAATACAGTTCTACTCCCTATGAATCCAGTGGGAAGAagactaagaagaagaagaggtgtaAAGAAAACTCAGAACACGATTCTACTCCCCATGAATCCaatgggaagaagaagaagaagagtaaagAAAACTCGCAACATTATTCTACTCCCCATGATTCTAACGGGAAGTTGAAGAGTAAGAAGAAAACACATAAAGGAGAACAGGCCCATTCTTCACCACAGAAATCAAAACAGAGAGGAGGTTGGATCACAGAGGATCCTGAGGAAGATTCTTTCCAAAGAGGAAAGATGAGGAGACTGAGGTCTCCTGTTACACCATCGGGTCATAACCACCATAAGCAAAGGTCACCAACATTCCATTCCGGTGGGAATTTTCCGACCACACCATATGGTAGAAACTCATCATTCGAGTCTAGTGGGCGTGTCTCGAGTCATCCACCTTCAAGGTGGCAGCCAAATTATTCTTCTTCCCGTCATCATCAGCATAATCAAAGATATGCACCTGCACCCTCAAGGTATGGTTCGGCCCACCACTATGACGAGTTTCAAGGGGACTATGGTCGTTGGTAG